Proteins from a genomic interval of Polaribacter sejongensis:
- a CDS encoding TonB-dependent receptor has protein sequence MKKFLFITFLAFSQLLVAQSQGTLKGILSDKETNNEPLPFANVLIKGTAMGTTTDFDGNYVLKVPAGTHTVVFSFLGYKTIEKSITIAVGETLTINQILSAEEGVSLEEVVVRSFKSKETVSALLLEQKKAVTIQTKIGAQELSKKGVSDVAVALTKTTGISKEQGSGGVFVRGLGDRYNVTTLNGLPLPSNNASRKNIDLDIFSTDIVGYIGIDKTYNASNYGDFAGANVDIASKNYTGKGFFEVGVGSGVNSEAISQSDFYLTDGPNTSGFYKKNYPAFPLNNYNFTTSWDREKTGTPINSSFSIKGGDSYSLGENTKLNIFAVASFDNEFKFKEGVSRGSVNVSGVARRDYTFKSYAYETNATFMGNMVLKHKDHTFKYNGLGVNTSSQKQDEYAGTVDIFDYAPEGGAFVQRQTFERTQLIVHQLLGDHRLSDQFQVNWGGSYNFVDNKVPNRRQVILTPDNWDIPEGPKSFKQTNNESDNHRFYQNLEEEEVAANFATSYKFNKNEDEEYKGKITLGYNGRFKNVKFRATQFNFRILDKSNQPIISDIYNLDAYFNQDNFNAGLFEIKTFRGGLGTTSTNVLLPQTYDGDQTIHAGYVSLEYVFSDKFSGVFGVRGEDINQTISWTTSLDPSGDSSALNIFEILPAISLKYILNDDQNLKFATSKTYTLPQYKERALFQYEDVTQAYIGNPALYASTDYNVDLKWDYFPKSSEIISLGLFGKYIQNPINEATINSASNDISWVNSGDKATAFGAEFEIRKTLFDKEVETDDYTTLKNNLTLGFNASYMKSNQDLDGDKVVKETTERGFPMSVDFTNDESRISGASDLLLNTDVSYFKDFKNNKSLQTTVAYNYFSDRIFALGTEGKGDLIDAGVGTLDLILKGKLSKNFGVSLTAKNLLNPTIERKQETQDVVVSSYKAGMNVKLSFSYNF, from the coding sequence ATGAAAAAATTTTTATTTATTACTTTTTTAGCTTTTAGTCAATTATTAGTAGCCCAAAGTCAAGGTACATTAAAGGGTATACTATCTGACAAAGAAACAAATAATGAACCGTTGCCTTTTGCAAACGTTCTTATTAAAGGAACCGCAATGGGTACAACTACCGATTTTGATGGAAATTATGTATTAAAAGTACCAGCAGGAACTCATACTGTTGTTTTTAGTTTTTTAGGATACAAAACAATTGAAAAATCAATTACAATTGCTGTAGGAGAAACTTTAACGATAAATCAAATACTATCTGCAGAAGAAGGAGTTTCTTTAGAAGAGGTAGTCGTAAGGTCTTTTAAAAGTAAAGAAACAGTGTCTGCTTTGTTATTAGAGCAAAAGAAGGCTGTTACTATACAAACAAAAATTGGAGCTCAAGAATTATCAAAAAAAGGAGTTAGTGATGTTGCTGTAGCATTAACAAAAACAACAGGGATTTCTAAAGAACAAGGTTCTGGAGGCGTTTTTGTTCGTGGTTTAGGAGATAGATACAATGTTACTACTTTAAATGGTTTGCCTTTACCTTCTAATAATGCTTCAAGAAAAAATATAGATTTAGATATTTTTTCTACAGATATTGTAGGATATATTGGAATAGATAAGACGTATAATGCTAGTAATTATGGCGATTTTGCTGGAGCTAATGTTGATATAGCTTCTAAAAATTATACAGGAAAAGGTTTCTTTGAAGTAGGTGTTGGATCTGGTGTAAATTCAGAAGCAATTTCTCAAAGTGATTTTTACTTAACTGATGGTCCAAACACATCTGGTTTCTACAAGAAAAATTATCCTGCATTTCCTTTAAATAATTATAATTTTACTACAAGTTGGGATAGAGAAAAAACAGGAACTCCTATTAATTCTAGTTTTTCTATTAAGGGAGGAGACTCATATAGTTTAGGAGAAAATACAAAATTAAATATTTTTGCAGTTGCTTCTTTTGATAATGAGTTTAAATTTAAAGAAGGAGTTTCTAGAGGTAGTGTAAATGTTTCTGGTGTAGCAAGAAGAGATTACACTTTTAAAAGTTATGCATATGAAACGAATGCAACCTTTATGGGAAATATGGTTTTAAAACATAAAGATCACACTTTTAAATATAATGGTTTAGGAGTAAATACTTCTAGTCAGAAACAAGATGAATATGCAGGTACTGTAGATATTTTTGATTATGCACCTGAGGGAGGCGCATTTGTTCAGCGTCAAACATTTGAAAGAACACAGTTAATAGTTCATCAATTATTAGGAGATCATAGATTAAGTGATCAATTTCAAGTTAATTGGGGAGGTTCATATAATTTTGTAGATAATAAAGTGCCAAATAGAAGACAAGTTATCTTAACACCAGATAATTGGGATATTCCTGAGGGACCAAAATCTTTTAAACAAACAAATAATGAATCTGACAATCATAGGTTTTATCAAAATTTAGAAGAAGAAGAAGTTGCGGCTAATTTTGCTACTTCATATAAATTCAACAAAAATGAAGATGAAGAATATAAGGGTAAAATTACCTTGGGGTATAATGGAAGATTTAAAAATGTGAAATTTAGAGCAACTCAATTTAATTTTAGAATTTTAGATAAAAGTAATCAACCTATTATAAGTGATATTTATAATTTAGATGCTTATTTTAATCAAGATAATTTTAATGCAGGTTTGTTCGAAATAAAAACATTTAGAGGTGGGTTGGGAACAACAAGTACAAATGTTTTATTGCCACAAACGTATGACGGAGATCAAACAATCCATGCTGGTTATGTTTCTTTAGAATATGTTTTTTCTGATAAATTTTCAGGAGTTTTTGGTGTAAGAGGAGAAGATATCAATCAAACGATCTCTTGGACTACATCTTTAGATCCTTCTGGAGATTCTAGTGCTTTAAATATTTTTGAAATACTTCCAGCTATTTCTTTAAAATATATATTAAATGACGATCAAAATTTAAAATTTGCAACAAGTAAAACATATACATTGCCTCAGTATAAAGAAAGAGCTTTGTTTCAATACGAAGATGTAACTCAGGCGTATATAGGAAATCCAGCTTTATATGCTTCTACTGATTATAATGTCGATTTAAAATGGGATTATTTTCCTAAATCAAGTGAAATTATTTCTTTAGGTCTTTTCGGGAAATATATTCAAAATCCAATTAATGAAGCAACAATAAACTCTGCTTCAAATGATATTAGTTGGGTAAACTCTGGTGACAAAGCAACTGCATTTGGTGCAGAATTTGAAATACGAAAAACACTTTTCGATAAAGAGGTAGAAACTGATGATTACACTACGCTTAAAAACAACTTAACTTTAGGTTTTAACGCATCTTACATGAAATCAAATCAAGATTTAGATGGAGATAAAGTAGTTAAAGAAACAACAGAAAGAGGATTTCCTATGAGTGTAGATTTTACAAATGATGAAAGTAGAATTTCAGGAGCTTCAGACTTATTATTAAATACAGACGTAAGTTATTTTAAAGATTTTAAAAATAATAAAAGCCTACAAACAACTGTAGCATATAATTATTTTTCAGATAGAATCTTTGCTCTTGGTACAGAAGGTAAAGGAGATCTTATAGATGCTGGTGTTGGTACATTAGATCTTATTCTAAAAGGAAAATTAAGTAAGAACTTTGGGGTTAGTTTAACTGCAAAAAACCTATTAAACCCTACTATAGAAAGAAAGCAAGAAACACAAGATGTAGTTGTATCTTCTTATAAAGCAGGAATGAATGTTAAGTTATCGTTTTCATATAACTTTTAA
- a CDS encoding DUF3575 domain-containing protein → MKKLLLAFGLLASTLSYAQQEIKLDIGDALVIKSLEFSYENYISESSSFGISALFNLANQDDSFRYNENTMITPYYRNYFSTNEEWNFFGEAFLGINSGKEESDEENNPGVYDNKYTDGALGVAVGTKYITGSGLTIDVHAGIGRNLFGSNSPTLVPRLGVNIGWRF, encoded by the coding sequence ATGAAAAAATTACTTTTAGCTTTCGGACTTTTAGCGAGTACTTTAAGCTACGCACAACAAGAAATTAAATTAGACATTGGAGATGCATTGGTTATAAAAAGTTTAGAGTTTTCTTATGAAAACTACATCTCTGAAAGTTCTTCTTTTGGTATTTCTGCTTTATTTAACTTAGCCAATCAAGATGACAGTTTTAGATACAATGAAAACACGATGATTACACCTTATTATCGTAATTATTTTTCTACAAACGAAGAATGGAACTTTTTTGGTGAAGCTTTTTTAGGAATTAATTCTGGAAAAGAAGAGTCTGATGAAGAAAACAACCCTGGAGTTTACGATAACAAATATACAGATGGTGCCTTAGGTGTTGCTGTTGGTACAAAGTATATTACAGGAAGTGGTTTAACTATTGATGTACACGCTGGTATTGGTAGAAACTTATTTGGATCTAACTCACCTACTTTAGTACCTAGATTAGGTGTTAATATTGGTTGGAGATTCTAA
- a CDS encoding DUF3575 domain-containing protein produces the protein MKKITLCLLLFISAISIAQEKEEQYPQDINKKHEVKLNVLGALVFEWIDVSYEYLINDESSFGVGVLVGFDNNEDLDEYRKFSLTPFYRRYFSNKFARGFFVEGFGMLHSYENNNYDVYITNSGNYNTQRNDETKTEFAVGISVGGKFISKKGFTTEIYLGIGRNLGGDNGSLEAVGRGGISLGYRF, from the coding sequence ATGAAAAAAATTACATTATGCCTTTTATTGTTTATTTCAGCAATTTCAATTGCTCAAGAAAAAGAAGAACAATACCCACAAGACATCAATAAAAAACACGAAGTAAAATTAAATGTCTTGGGTGCACTAGTTTTTGAATGGATAGATGTTTCTTATGAATACTTAATTAATGATGAATCTTCTTTTGGAGTTGGAGTTTTAGTGGGGTTTGACAATAATGAAGATCTAGATGAGTATCGAAAATTTTCTTTAACGCCTTTTTATAGAAGATACTTCTCTAACAAATTTGCTAGAGGTTTTTTTGTGGAGGGTTTTGGGATGTTACACTCTTATGAAAACAATAATTACGACGTTTATATTACAAACTCTGGAAATTATAATACACAGCGCAATGATGAAACTAAAACAGAATTTGCCGTTGGTATTTCTGTTGGAGGGAAATTTATTTCTAAAAAAGGGTTTACAACAGAAATATATTTAGGAATAGGACGCAATTTAGGTGGAGATAACGGCTCTTTAGAGGCTGTAGGTAGAGGTGGAATCTCTTTAGGATATAGATTCTAA
- a CDS encoding methylated-DNA--[protein]-cysteine S-methyltransferase yields MKTTYYKTPLGTAKIVGDENGIQSVSVIDEDFSSALEVVEVTNSEIPECLQECVTQLDQYFSEERTDFDLKLNPQGTEFQKKVWDELLNIPFNKTRTYLEQSKALGDVKAIRAVASANGKNPIWIIIPCHRVIGSDGSLTGYAGGIWRKKWLLSHENPVKQQSLF; encoded by the coding sequence ATAAAAACCACATACTACAAAACACCTTTAGGAACCGCAAAAATTGTCGGTGATGAAAACGGAATCCAATCTGTTTCTGTTATAGATGAAGACTTCTCGAGTGCACTCGAAGTTGTAGAAGTGACGAATTCTGAAATCCCTGAATGTTTACAAGAATGTGTCACTCAATTAGATCAATACTTTTCTGAAGAAAGAACTGATTTCGATTTAAAATTAAATCCACAAGGAACCGAATTTCAGAAAAAAGTATGGGACGAATTATTGAATATTCCTTTTAATAAAACAAGAACCTATTTAGAACAAAGTAAAGCTTTAGGTGACGTAAAAGCCATAAGAGCGGTTGCTTCTGCAAATGGTAAAAACCCAATTTGGATTATTATTCCGTGTCATAGAGTTATAGGATCTGATGGTTCTTTAACAGGTTATGCTGGCGGAATTTGGCGTAAAAAATGGTTATTGTCGCACGAAAACCCAGTAAAACAGCAATCGCTGTTCTAA
- a CDS encoding helix-turn-helix domain-containing protein, translated as MKSYTLDEAEDLLIGKKGTKEREEYEFELKLELIGDMIKTARKKRKLTQEQLGDLVGVKKAQISRLENSTGNVTFETVMKIFNALGAKLNLRLQI; from the coding sequence ATGAAAAGCTATACTTTAGATGAAGCAGAAGACCTTTTAATTGGAAAAAAAGGAACTAAAGAAAGAGAAGAATATGAATTTGAATTAAAACTTGAGTTAATTGGTGATATGATTAAAACTGCCAGAAAAAAAAGAAAATTAACTCAAGAACAACTAGGTGACCTCGTTGGTGTAAAAAAAGCACAAATATCTAGATTAGAAAATAGTACTGGAAATGTAACTTTTGAAACAGTTATGAAAATTTTTAATGCGTTAGGAGCAAAATTAAACCTGCGTCTTCAAATATAA
- a CDS encoding type II toxin-antitoxin system RelE/ParE family toxin has translation MIKRFETRLLEEAFEFIQKQDLKTRNKIFQNIRRAEQHSDPKFFKKLNSEIWEFRTLYSGKQIRLLAFWDKENKNETLVFATHGIVKKTSKVDKKELEKADKIRLNYLKNKKK, from the coding sequence ATGATAAAACGCTTTGAGACTAGATTATTGGAAGAAGCGTTTGAATTTATTCAAAAACAAGATCTTAAAACTAGAAATAAAATTTTTCAAAATATAAGGAGAGCTGAACAACATTCAGATCCAAAATTTTTCAAGAAATTAAATAGTGAAATTTGGGAGTTTAGAACTTTATACTCTGGAAAACAAATTAGACTTTTAGCTTTTTGGGACAAAGAAAACAAAAACGAAACCTTAGTCTTTGCGACTCATGGTATTGTAAAGAAAACTAGTAAAGTAGATAAAAAAGAGCTCGAAAAAGCTGATAAAATAAGATTGAATTATCTAAAAAATAAAAAGAAATGA
- a CDS encoding TatD family hydrolase produces MITDTHTHLYSSQFKEDQSEMMQRAKNAGVTRFFIPAIDSTYTDKMLQLEKDYPNDVFLMMGLHPTSVKENYLEELAHVKKWIDEKKFYAIGEIGMDLYWDKTFLTQQQDAFRTQIQWAKERKMPINIHCRNAFDEVFEVLESEKSDDLRGIFHCFTGTLEQAKQAISYNMKLGIGGVATFKNGKIDKFLNEIDIKHIVLETDAPYLAPTPYRGKRNESAYLTNVVDKLVDIYGLSFDEIASITTQNSKDVFGV; encoded by the coding sequence ATGATTACAGATACGCACACCCATTTATATTCTAGTCAGTTTAAAGAAGATCAATCAGAAATGATGCAACGCGCTAAAAACGCTGGTGTTACTCGTTTTTTTATTCCTGCGATAGATTCTACGTACACAGATAAAATGTTACAATTAGAAAAAGACTATCCAAATGATGTTTTTTTAATGATGGGCTTACACCCTACTTCTGTAAAAGAAAACTACTTAGAAGAACTAGCGCATGTTAAAAAATGGATTGATGAAAAGAAATTTTATGCTATTGGCGAAATCGGAATGGATTTATATTGGGATAAAACATTTTTAACACAACAGCAAGATGCTTTTAGAACACAAATTCAGTGGGCAAAAGAAAGAAAAATGCCGATTAACATTCACTGTAGAAATGCTTTTGATGAAGTTTTTGAAGTATTAGAATCTGAAAAAAGTGATGATTTAAGAGGGATTTTTCACTGTTTTACAGGGACTTTAGAACAAGCAAAACAAGCTATTTCTTACAATATGAAATTAGGAATTGGTGGTGTTGCTACGTTTAAAAATGGTAAGATTGATAAATTTCTGAATGAAATTGACATCAAACACATTGTTTTAGAAACCGATGCGCCTTATTTAGCACCAACTCCATACAGAGGAAAAAGAAATGAAAGTGCTTATTTAACCAACGTTGTTGATAAATTGGTAGATATTTACGGACTTTCTTTTGATGAAATTGCATCCATTACTACTCAGAATTCTAAAGATGTTTTTGGTGTTTAA
- a CDS encoding DEAD/DEAH box helicase — protein MTFQDLGISNQLQYAIDDLGYVTPTPIQEQAFSVVRSGKDVVGIAQTGTGKTFAYMMPILQELKFSKQQHPRVLVLVPTRELVLQVVEQIEQLSKYINTRVLGVYGGANINTQKQAILQGQDIIVATPGRLYDLALSNALKLKSIQKLVIDEVDVMLDLGFRFQLMNIFDVIPERRQNVLFSATMTEDVDLLIYDFFKNPEKISVAVSGTPLDNIEQVSYNLPNFFTKVNLLHELLADKETYNKVLIFVGFKRTADLLFKHLQEVFNDEMCVIHSNKTQNYRIRSIKQFDEGKNRILLATDVMARGLDFDNVSHVINFDTPEFPENYMHRIGRTGRAERAGKTILFSTPKEQETKKGIEELMNYEIPVLDLPEDLEISKLLTEDERPKEDQGISKNRTSLEYVPGPAFHEKSEKNSQINLGGSYRREIAAKYKKPKTRGDKNYNKHNKKKKK, from the coding sequence ATGACTTTTCAAGATTTAGGAATCTCTAATCAATTACAATATGCTATTGACGATTTGGGTTATGTAACGCCAACGCCAATACAAGAACAAGCATTTTCTGTTGTAAGATCGGGGAAAGATGTAGTAGGAATTGCGCAAACAGGTACCGGAAAAACTTTTGCGTATATGATGCCTATTTTGCAAGAATTAAAGTTTTCTAAGCAACAACACCCTCGAGTTTTGGTATTAGTGCCAACGCGTGAGCTTGTTTTACAAGTAGTTGAACAGATAGAACAATTATCTAAATATATTAATACGCGTGTTTTAGGTGTGTATGGTGGTGCAAACATCAATACCCAAAAACAAGCTATTTTACAAGGGCAAGATATTATTGTGGCAACTCCTGGTCGTTTATATGACTTGGCGTTGAGCAATGCTTTAAAGCTAAAATCTATTCAGAAATTAGTAATTGATGAGGTAGATGTAATGTTAGATTTAGGATTCCGTTTTCAGTTGATGAATATCTTTGACGTGATTCCAGAAAGAAGACAAAACGTTTTGTTTTCTGCTACAATGACGGAAGATGTAGATTTGTTAATTTACGATTTCTTTAAAAATCCAGAAAAAATATCTGTTGCAGTAAGTGGAACACCGCTAGATAATATTGAGCAAGTTTCTTATAATTTACCTAACTTTTTTACCAAAGTTAATTTGTTACATGAGCTTTTAGCAGATAAAGAAACCTATAATAAAGTATTGATTTTTGTTGGTTTTAAAAGAACTGCAGATTTGTTATTTAAGCACTTACAAGAAGTGTTTAATGATGAAATGTGTGTGATTCACTCTAATAAAACGCAGAATTATAGAATTCGTTCTATAAAACAGTTTGATGAAGGTAAAAACCGAATTTTACTAGCTACCGACGTAATGGCGCGTGGTTTAGATTTTGATAATGTTTCTCATGTTATCAATTTTGATACTCCGGAATTTCCTGAAAATTATATGCATAGAATTGGTAGAACGGGTCGTGCAGAGAGAGCAGGTAAAACGATTCTTTTTTCCACTCCTAAAGAGCAAGAAACAAAGAAAGGTATAGAGGAATTGATGAATTATGAAATTCCGGTTTTAGACTTACCTGAAGACTTAGAAATTTCTAAATTATTAACAGAAGATGAACGTCCGAAAGAAGATCAAGGAATTTCTAAGAACAGAACTTCTTTAGAATATGTTCCAGGACCTGCGTTTCATGAAAAGAGTGAGAAAAATAGCCAAATAAATTTAGGAGGTTCTTACAGACGAGAAATTGCTGCAAAATATAAGAAACCTAAAACAAGAGGAGATAAAAACTACAACAAGCATAACAAGAAAAAGAAAAAATAA
- a CDS encoding Na(+)-translocating NADH-quinone reductase subunit F, producing the protein MQILTAQELHNLAMNIVGKKLTKMGYEFQAINSQLKRHPQFVLFKKGEPTIFVLVKASNNIQNPNEYDTIWMETFKSHAKKQNAKVWFAGVGIANAESVESPVFKDQPYYEAFDDFIKILE; encoded by the coding sequence ATGCAGATTTTAACAGCACAAGAATTGCATAATTTGGCAATGAACATTGTTGGTAAGAAGCTTACAAAAATGGGGTATGAATTTCAGGCTATAAACAGTCAGTTAAAAAGACATCCCCAATTTGTGTTATTTAAAAAGGGAGAACCTACTATTTTTGTCTTGGTAAAAGCGAGTAATAATATTCAAAATCCGAATGAATACGATACCATTTGGATGGAGACTTTTAAAAGTCACGCTAAAAAACAAAATGCCAAAGTTTGGTTTGCTGGCGTAGGAATTGCCAACGCAGAAAGTGTTGAAAGTCCTGTTTTTAAAGATCAGCCTTACTACGAGGCTTTTGATGATTTTATTAAGATATTGGAGTAG